The stretch of DNA AATAACTGGCACGGACTCAACAACTTAGATACTATACCGGTATTTCGACAACGGACGACAGGAAAAAACTGAGATAGGGATCGTTTCCCATCGACGGGCCGTAGTAGCTCAATCCGACGTATGTCGTCTCGTTAACGACCCTGTATACGGCGAAAGGAATGCGCCTCATTTAGCAGTTAGTATGTACACAACAGAAGAGTTGACTCGTTCAATAAATTCGGCTTTCATCTGCTTTTCGTGCATGTTGacaatagcagcagcagcagcgagcaACTTACCAACTAAACGAGATGATCAGCGTTTTCATTCTCATGTTGGGAGTTTGGAACAGGTCTCGCCAATTGGCCCGCCTTCCGTTGCGTAAGCAGTCAGCTTGCTCCCGTTGGTGCTCCATTGTCTCctgaacaaataataagacaaGTGATGGTGTTATCGATTTCACCAACGATTTCTTTTATGTCTCGGAAAACAAACCCAGTTGCGCTGAGAGTTTCATTATTCACCGTAGCGTTTCTTAgcacttttgtgtgtgtgtgtgtgtgtgggtcttTATCTTAAAAAACTAATTCAACGTCGTCGCCCTTTTCTATCCTTTCAGCGATCCTCGCTCTCGATCGTGAGAGAAttgaaacgagttttttttaatacgtcATCGGTAATAGAGAGACTGTTTGGTTATATAAGAAAACGTCAGCTGCTGGGCTCTCAGTTAAATTTAACAACCCATTACTCGGATTTGGTGGTTCGATGAATAACGACTTTCTCATTCAACCCAGTGATCAATGACTTTATACTTTTGAAGCGGGAGACTTATAGCGAATCTCATATAGTAATCTACTATTCAATAAGGAATTGAATAGCGTAGTATATAACTTTTCCAACAGCGAATTCATTAACGACGGTATTATGTACACTCAGCATTTGCTTTGAgctttttcctcttcaaaaTGTAGGCTACAAAGTTGCGTAATTAGACATGACAAATGCTAATTGCTGTTATGTCATACCGGTAGCGGTTGTCAAATGATTCAATGAATATTAGTCAACGTTATTACCGTgaatttttgaagaatttcatCTGGAATATATCTGCAGTTAACACTGGcgattttcttcaacatttcgACAACTTCCTTGACGCGTCCTTGCGACAGCAACCAGCGCATCGATTCCGGTAAGAAACTGGAAAGTTGCCAAAAAACTCATCGTCATATTATCACGGTTAAATATTTTAGAGACAGTCTAAAGGGGTAGCAACTAATGGTGCTTTGGCTACACACAGAGGAATTACGCATACAATATGTAAAGGAAGTAGACGACGAAAGGTAGCGATGTTGTTAGCGCAATTAACTGCCACTGAGGAGTGGCGTAAGCGAGTCCACTGAATCCCATCAGCCCAACAACGTAAAACATGTTCGAATAGAAGCTGACCAGGGTTCTTTTTGCAGGCGCCACAACTTCAAGGCCTGTAACACAAAATCGTGAGTCAGGTGAAAGTTGAAAGGCACGGCAAAATAGTTGAAAACTGACAGATAACGAATGGAATGTGCAGAATGGCCGGGATCGTCAAGCCGACGAAAAATCGGAAGACTATATACCAATAAACATTTGGAGAAAAGGCAGTAGCGCATCCGAAAACGATCTCTATCGTCAAGcaaaggaaataatttttcttcctgCCTATCCTGTAAGAATTTTTAGTGAGTTATATAATAGTGTTATGGTATTCAGGCAAAAATAATCCAACCTATCGTTGAGGTATCCAAACAGCAGGACACCAACCAATCCTCCAACATTAAGGGCTGAAAGGCCGATAGTTGGATAAAGGGATTTTGAACACACCAAGTCAAACtgtagaaaataattgaattttaatacCAATAAGAagtaatcaagaaaaaagataatagaAGAATCATGATATTTCAACCCACATCTATGACGATGGAAGAGGATATTTGTTCCACGTCATACTCCCATCCATCTGTGCAAAATGTCACGGTAGACTCGTTTCCTGTCAAGTTGGATCCTACACCGCTTTCCCATACGATATCCGTGTAATTTACGTTGTATTTCAAGCACTGACTGTAGGTCGATCCCTTATTGAACAAAATACATAAGAATCACTTCAATTCAACTACGAATAATTTTAAAGCGgacaaagaataagaaataggggggaaaaacattcaattgaTTAATGCCTATAGAAAGCGTctcaatttcaacaaaatagaaataattaaaacatgaaattttattttgcgcttattcttttattcgttttatAATCACCAATTTCGGAATGCTGACTGTTTTGCGATTTTCCGGGCTCCATTCAGCCGACATTAACTCTGGAATTTTGCACCAGGCATCTGGCACACGATCCATAAACACTTGGTTGAAAGCTGCGAAACCGCATGGGATACACGCAGGAAGGCAAACCAACCACAACAGCAGGTGCTGGTATTTGCCCCAGTCTCCAGCGTGATGCAACACGTTGTCAAGATCCATGTTATTTGAACTCGAAAAGATTAGTGTTGACTATCTGTAAATGGGAAATGAAACACAACAGAAAGCAACTGAAAACTCAAAGCTGAACACAAGCTCAAGCTTTGCTTGCCCACTAATGCTGACAACAAGTTCAAACAAGAAGCTCGTGTCACGGAATAAAAACTTTGCAATCCCCGCAGTAGAAAAAGAGTATCTGATGTACTTTCACACAGTGTAGGTGCAACCTtgccaacagcaacagcagcactaTATATCCCGAATTCGGACGCCGAGCCAAATAGATGCTATCAACCTGCCAGCTGAGTGGACCAAACAGCAGAGACTGGTTTTTATGGTATCGGCAATGGTCGATGAATTCATGTAATTTATCGAacacaaaaatatatcaaCACAAACTTGAAAGAGTCCCCGTCCTCAAGGAAAACGAGCTGCTGAAGCTACTTGACTGCAGCGACCGATATCGATCGTTacgtaaagtaaaaaaagaaaatatatacaagCGAGGTCGTTTCCTCCTTATCTGGCAATCAAACTAATTGAATGCCGATTCTTAATCGAAACATTTTCTAGAAAGGTTTTTGGTTGATTCTGAACGGCAATGCCGAATTGTGTACAAACAACAACTTCCCTCTTGTTATTTATTCTTCCGGTTTTAAAATTCGAGTCCCCGCATCCCCCTTTCTGTCTTTTTGATACGTGCGGCAACATACTCTTTCGATCTTGTAGAAGAATCAGCGCTCAGTACATAATAATTGTCtacaaaatgttgttttttgttttgttttttaattaaaagactTACGAGAGACACTGCTGCGATGTATTCCATTTTGTACCAAGTATTTCATGTTTAATGGAAACAGAATAGCCTACGTGTATTGCGCCAGCTGGcgtctaaaaaaaacacggagTTTAGGAATTGCACAACGACATCGCTAACGAACAGTAACTTTTGATATATTCAAGGAAGGTGTACTGCGCGACTCCCTTCTTGCTGAATAGATCATCAATACCTTCATTTCAAGGAGCTAAATGGATTACCGAGCTTTTATTAAGGAAGAATACTGGAAGCCTTTCAACTGCTTGAAGTTAGTTTGAGACTATTCACGAACTAAAAGAAGGCAAACCTCGCTCTATACATCAAAATGTACCGTATTGATCTTACATTTTCAACGCATCGCGTCTCCATGATGTCCTCTTTGATTTCAGTTTTGGCTGGAGTTATTACAGGAACTTTTAGAATAAATCACTAACCCGACTACAAGACCACTCAGATATATTTGATATTACGTAAGGATAAGATTAGTGCCTCTAATATGTACAATCCAATTGAGTAAATTATACCAAAAATGTTTGGAGTGCTATCTATGCTGAATATTAGAATGAATTaatagaaatggaaaatgttgttactAGCCTACATCAAAATGGGTTCTGTAGTAGGGATttaatagaagaaaagaaatgactggttttttttaaagagataGAAAGAtagaaaatggcgaaaatgtatttgataTTTCTCCATCAGATTGGGCATGTGTTACAGTAGTGCAGtatattaaataattaacttgcgtacttttttgtctttttctttatttctaattCTGCTCCGTTTGAAACACGAAGAAGCAATAAATATGTAAAGTGAGTCTAGTGCTTGTTTTAGTATTTACAACTTTTACGCATTAATAATGTAATCTATTTTAAAAACGCAGATATTTTCTACGATTTTCCCAACTGTACACTTACACGTCGCATTTcaattaacaacaaaaatgcaGTTTTCAAATTATATTTCGCATTCTAAAAACAATTAACGAATACGAACCTAAGTCATTGATCCCATATCGCCACGCACACACGAAggatttgaatttaaaaaagaaaccgttTTTGTTCTGATAAGGATGTCCATTTATAGAAGCTGAAGGACAAGACCACACCTTATAATCAATAATGCTGGGTATTTATATTCGATTTTTTATAACATAAAAGTAATTTGGGTTATGTGTACATCTTTTAATTGTATAAAATTTGGAAAGAATCCGATAGACCGTGAATCCGCGATCTACGATAAAGCGATAGACTAACAG from Daphnia pulex isolate KAP4 chromosome 4, ASM2113471v1 encodes:
- the LOC124192828 gene encoding carcinine transporter-like gives rise to the protein MDLDNVLHHAGDWGKYQHLLLWLVCLPACIPCGFAAFNQVFMDRVPDAWCKIPELMSAEWSPENRKTVSIPKLGSTYSQCLKYNVNYTDIVWESGVGSNLTGNESTVTFCTDGWEYDVEQISSSIVIDFDLVCSKSLYPTIGLSALNVGGLVGVLLFGYLNDRIGRKKNYFLCLTIEIVFGCATAFSPNVYWYIVFRFFVGLTIPAILHIPFVICLEVVAPAKRTLVSFYSNMFYVVGLMGFSGLAYATPQWQLIALTTSLPFVVYFLYIFFLPESMRWLLSQGRVKEVVEMLKKIASVNCRYIPDEILQKFTETMEHQREQADCLRNGRRANWRDLFQTPNMRMKTLIISFSWVVNETTYVGLSYYGPSMGNDPYLSFFLSSVVEIPGYIFCLLLMDRLGRRMTLCSCMILSGVAAISTALVPTDAEMLTLALFLIAKCTIAGGTMIIFQFGGELYPTEVRGVGIGLASFLGGIGLTLIPFVNYLGTQWLVLPIVMMGAFSVAGGIVTLKLPETLGAKLPQTLEEGEDFGKDFQGWADAIQQISRILPKCSKRPTKLIREVVNLEQTGGGHLNSGCVITAGEHIEAL